From Halapricum desulfuricans, a single genomic window includes:
- a CDS encoding ThuA domain-containing protein yields MPTITVWNEYIHEKENDRAAELYPDGIHAHIADVLAEAGHDTHTATLQEPDHGLTEDVLEDTDVLYWWGHIAHDEVDDAVADRVARHVREGMGLIVLHSGHHAKPFRQLLGMDADLTWREAEERERLHVIDPGHPIASGLPESFVVPEAEMYGEPFTVPEPDRLVFVSWFEGGEVFRSGCCYRRGKGRIFYFRPGHETYPVYHQDEIQTVLRNAAEWAAPVEGSPYPTAPRNVPDPAEDIDGYDR; encoded by the coding sequence ATGCCCACAATTACAGTCTGGAACGAGTACATCCACGAGAAAGAGAACGACCGCGCTGCCGAACTCTATCCCGACGGCATCCACGCCCATATCGCGGACGTGCTCGCCGAGGCTGGCCACGACACCCACACTGCAACCTTACAGGAACCCGATCACGGCCTCACCGAAGACGTCCTCGAGGACACTGACGTCCTCTACTGGTGGGGCCACATCGCCCACGACGAGGTCGACGACGCCGTCGCTGACCGCGTCGCCCGCCACGTCCGCGAGGGGATGGGACTGATCGTGTTGCACTCGGGCCACCACGCCAAACCCTTCCGGCAATTGCTGGGGATGGACGCCGACCTGACCTGGCGGGAGGCCGAGGAGCGCGAGCGCCTGCACGTGATCGATCCCGGTCATCCGATCGCCAGTGGCTTGCCCGAGAGCTTCGTCGTGCCCGAGGCCGAGATGTACGGTGAGCCCTTTACCGTGCCTGAGCCCGACCGGCTGGTGTTCGTCTCCTGGTTCGAGGGCGGGGAAGTCTTCCGCTCGGGCTGTTGCTATCGCCGCGGCAAGGGCCGGATTTTCTACTTCCGACCCGGCCACGAGACCTACCCGGTCTACCACCAGGACGAGATCCAGACCGTCCTGCGCAACGCCGCCGAGTGGGCCGCGCCCGTCGAGGGCAGCCCCTACCCGACGGCGCCGCGCAACGTTCCCGATCCCGCCGAAGACATCGACGGCTACGACCGCTGA
- a CDS encoding glucan 1,4-alpha-glucosidase gives MTLRSALDDYKRTRNDARVFPGERRSTTGTFSGLDERLVYVDQDGWHRDYSYPISGLSGVNRSRFGIELLDGTTWLGDLETVEHGYVDDTALVRTVHEAGDYTVTQYDLTLGAVHLTRFELEGELPTDPTLQAFFDLTPERQESRLGKLEYENTLEIHHRRQSNLVTATTGLENVFGQLPEQFDELVTGTETVSFPRAKTGGQKYEDALLNGTVALEIPFDVEQTDSETIATTTVGSLLLDLDGTAREDGLTTVHETASEHDSVAALRAAAETQASITVPDDTPRREVAVDDLRVLSLLAAESGAHIAGPDPDPFYVYTGGYGYTWFRDDSEIARYLLEADQRLGIGLEDWFADSADFYMETQLEDGSWPHRVWAHDGSIAPGWAHARLEAGDDVDYQADQTGSVASFLATYLRLGNPSDPDAIESALERALDGLDSTLEDDGLPIECQNAWENMTGRFVHTAATFLQGYAAIARAPVSDSLRERAREGANAVYDGLDQLWSDQNDVFALRIDPDGDLDARLDSGSFALAEAHREYAAIGSIGERRIDRLVAHFETTLDGLWRETDSIAGLYRFEDDEWRRRVQDDEKVWTVSTAWGANATTQLAALLADRADTRADEFYAEARTLFDEIDTGGSLVMDNGYLPEQLFDDGTPDCATPLGWPHAIRLATVAQLTTAGELAQ, from the coding sequence ATGACGCTCCGTAGCGCTCTCGACGATTACAAGCGCACCCGCAACGACGCGCGCGTGTTCCCTGGTGAACGTCGCTCGACGACCGGTACGTTCTCGGGACTGGACGAACGGCTCGTCTACGTCGACCAGGACGGCTGGCATCGCGATTACTCGTATCCAATCTCGGGCCTCTCCGGCGTGAACCGATCGCGGTTCGGGATCGAACTGCTCGATGGAACGACCTGGCTCGGCGACCTCGAAACCGTCGAACATGGGTACGTCGACGATACCGCGCTCGTCCGAACCGTCCACGAGGCGGGCGATTATACAGTCACCCAATACGATCTAACGCTCGGTGCCGTCCATCTCACACGGTTCGAACTCGAGGGCGAACTACCGACCGATCCGACGCTGCAGGCGTTTTTCGATCTGACCCCCGAACGGCAGGAGAGTCGGCTCGGAAAACTCGAATACGAGAACACGCTCGAGATCCACCATCGTCGGCAGTCCAACCTCGTCACTGCCACGACCGGCCTCGAGAACGTGTTCGGCCAGTTGCCCGAACAGTTCGACGAACTCGTCACCGGGACCGAAACCGTGTCGTTCCCGCGGGCGAAGACCGGCGGCCAAAAGTACGAGGACGCACTGTTGAACGGGACGGTCGCTCTGGAGATACCCTTCGACGTCGAGCAGACAGACTCCGAAACGATTGCGACGACGACTGTCGGATCGCTGCTGCTGGACCTCGACGGGACGGCTCGCGAGGACGGGCTGACGACAGTTCACGAGACCGCCAGCGAACACGATTCGGTCGCCGCACTGCGGGCGGCTGCCGAAACGCAGGCCTCGATTACGGTTCCGGACGACACGCCCCGTCGGGAGGTCGCCGTCGATGATCTGCGCGTACTGTCGCTGCTGGCCGCCGAGAGCGGCGCACACATCGCCGGCCCCGATCCGGATCCGTTCTACGTGTACACCGGCGGGTACGGCTACACCTGGTTCCGTGACGACTCTGAAATCGCCCGCTACCTGCTGGAGGCTGACCAGCGACTCGGCATTGGGCTCGAGGACTGGTTCGCCGATAGCGCCGACTTCTACATGGAGACACAACTCGAGGACGGCTCCTGGCCACACCGTGTCTGGGCACACGACGGCTCGATCGCACCCGGATGGGCACACGCGCGGCTGGAAGCCGGCGACGACGTGGACTATCAGGCCGACCAGACCGGGAGCGTTGCCTCGTTCCTGGCCACGTATCTTCGCCTGGGCAATCCGTCGGACCCGGATGCTATCGAATCGGCGCTCGAACGAGCGCTGGATGGGCTCGACTCGACGCTGGAAGACGACGGACTCCCGATCGAGTGTCAGAACGCCTGGGAGAACATGACCGGACGGTTCGTCCACACGGCCGCGACGTTCCTACAGGGGTATGCGGCCATCGCCCGCGCACCCGTTTCCGATTCGCTTCGTGAACGTGCACGCGAAGGGGCCAACGCCGTCTACGACGGTCTCGATCAGTTGTGGAGCGATCAGAACGACGTCTTTGCGCTTCGGATTGATCCCGACGGCGACCTCGACGCCCGGCTCGATTCGGGGTCATTCGCGCTCGCGGAAGCTCACCGCGAGTATGCGGCTATCGGCTCGATCGGCGAACGACGGATCGACCGGTTGGTCGCTCATTTCGAGACCACCCTCGACGGACTCTGGCGCGAGACGGACTCGATCGCGGGGCTATACCGGTTTGAGGACGACGAGTGGCGTCGACGAGTGCAAGACGACGAGAAAGTCTGGACCGTCTCGACGGCGTGGGGTGCGAACGCCACAACACAGCTGGCAGCGCTGTTGGCTGACCGTGCGGACACCCGGGCGGACGAGTTCTATGCGGAAGCCAGGACACTATTCGACGAGATCGACACCGGTGGTTCACTCGTGATGGACAACGGCTACCTGCCGGAACAGCTGTTCGACGACGGCACACCGGACTGTGCGACGCCGCTCGGATGGCCCCACGCGATTCGACTCGCGACGGTAGCCCAACTCACAACAGCGGGCGAACTCGCCCAATAA
- a CDS encoding ABC transporter ATP-binding protein, translated as MASVELRDLRKEYDRGTIVAVDDLDMEINDGEFITVVGPSGCGKTTTLRMVAGLERPTSGSIVIGDEDVTDLHAKNRDIAMVFQNYALYPHKTVKANMEFGLRMSTDLSAEERNEKVQWAAEMMGIEELLEDKPDELSGGQKQRVALGRAIVRDPEVFLFDEPLSNLDAKLRKTMRTEVQRLQDELGVTSIYVTHDQEEAMTMGDRILILRDGKKQQVGKPEEVYNDPINEFVGGFIGSPSMNFVDVVVEQTDSGMVLVGVDEDFRYHLSPDVVDRFGVLESGGEYVMGIRPEDVFPAEGTERDTVTAVVEVVEPIGSDNYVYLDLSGELDTGMSAERVEESDFIARTDASFAPETGQEVEVVFSDEDVHLFDPATGSSVLYEQGHTGGVTTAESSADESSIADD; from the coding sequence ATGGCAAGCGTCGAACTGCGTGACCTCCGAAAGGAGTACGATCGAGGAACCATCGTCGCGGTCGACGACCTGGACATGGAGATCAACGACGGGGAATTCATCACCGTCGTCGGCCCGTCAGGGTGCGGGAAAACGACGACGCTGCGGATGGTCGCCGGCCTCGAACGGCCGACGAGCGGGTCGATCGTCATCGGCGATGAGGACGTAACCGACCTGCACGCGAAAAACCGGGACATCGCGATGGTGTTCCAGAACTACGCGCTGTATCCGCACAAGACGGTCAAGGCGAACATGGAGTTCGGGCTCCGGATGAGCACCGACCTCAGCGCGGAAGAGCGCAACGAGAAGGTTCAGTGGGCGGCCGAGATGATGGGGATCGAGGAGCTGCTCGAGGACAAGCCTGACGAGCTCTCGGGTGGACAGAAACAGCGCGTTGCGCTCGGGCGCGCAATCGTACGTGATCCCGAAGTGTTCCTCTTCGACGAGCCGCTGAGTAACCTCGACGCCAAACTCCGCAAGACCATGCGGACGGAGGTCCAGCGCCTGCAGGACGAGCTGGGCGTCACGTCGATCTACGTGACCCACGACCAGGAAGAGGCGATGACGATGGGTGACCGGATCCTCATCCTCCGTGACGGCAAAAAGCAGCAGGTCGGGAAACCCGAAGAGGTGTACAACGATCCGATAAACGAGTTCGTCGGCGGATTCATCGGCTCGCCGAGTATGAACTTCGTCGATGTCGTCGTCGAGCAGACTGACAGCGGGATGGTTCTGGTCGGCGTCGATGAAGACTTCCGGTATCATCTCTCCCCGGACGTCGTCGATCGATTCGGAGTACTCGAAAGCGGCGGCGAGTACGTTATGGGGATCCGACCGGAAGACGTGTTCCCGGCTGAGGGGACTGAGCGGGATACAGTCACCGCAGTCGTCGAAGTCGTCGAGCCGATCGGGTCGGACAACTACGTCTACCTTGATCTGAGCGGCGAGCTCGACACCGGTATGTCAGCGGAACGGGTCGAGGAGTCCGACTTCATCGCTCGCACGGACGCGTCGTTCGCGCCCGAAACCGGCCAGGAGGTCGAAGTGGTCTTCTCCGACGAAGACGTCCACCTGTTCGATCCGGCAACCGGATCGTCAGTCCTGTACGAACAAGGTCATACGGGCGGTGTCACCACCGCGGAATCGAGCGCCGACGAGAGTTCCATCGCCGACGACTAG
- a CDS encoding substrate-binding domain-containing protein, which produces MSYDRRTLLKYMAGTSAAGLLAGCGGDADDSGGPAETVTTFLGDCPDGCNCSTINPEVTEGSFTLWHNRTDAASRLFNGSQNKFNAMEGPTAKLQNIPTAFQDKLRQDIGANQGPHAFQWAHDLIGEFVNQNMLTDMSDQLRVDECMFTDRAWEAAQYDGGVYGLPFTTETPALIYNQDALDDMGVEPPETIEEMKSIMDDWDGDYGFCQPIDTYHVTWAAHMFGSVMYDGEELGLGDEEFAAGLRVLLDELKPYMPTDGNYGAQTAAFKDAAAPFVITGPWEITGFIEDVDFNVGVTNIPDKTGHSEFGDGTARPYMGVKLIYFTSMLESPDSQTAKAARDFVEWYATSNERQINLAENAGFLPAKSNLSGSDQLPSKVQSFSKQTEEAVLMPQNPRLAAVWAPYSDVLTQAWDGGTDGLEGDLQDAAEDVRTTWEEDY; this is translated from the coding sequence ATGTCCTACGACCGTCGAACACTGCTAAAATACATGGCCGGCACGTCGGCTGCCGGTCTACTCGCGGGGTGTGGAGGCGACGCAGATGACAGCGGCGGACCTGCCGAGACAGTCACGACGTTCCTCGGCGACTGTCCGGACGGCTGTAACTGCTCGACCATCAACCCGGAAGTCACCGAAGGGAGTTTTACCCTGTGGCACAACCGCACTGACGCTGCGTCCAGGCTCTTTAACGGGTCGCAGAACAAGTTCAACGCGATGGAGGGGCCGACAGCGAAGCTCCAGAACATTCCCACCGCGTTCCAGGACAAGCTCCGACAGGATATCGGTGCCAACCAGGGCCCGCACGCCTTCCAGTGGGCACACGACCTGATAGGTGAGTTCGTCAACCAAAACATGCTCACGGACATGTCCGATCAGCTCCGTGTCGACGAATGCATGTTCACGGATCGGGCGTGGGAGGCAGCCCAGTACGACGGTGGCGTCTACGGGCTTCCGTTCACGACGGAGACGCCGGCGCTGATCTACAACCAGGACGCGCTGGACGACATGGGCGTCGAGCCGCCCGAAACCATCGAGGAGATGAAGTCCATCATGGACGACTGGGACGGCGACTACGGCTTCTGCCAGCCGATCGACACCTACCACGTGACCTGGGCCGCCCACATGTTCGGATCGGTCATGTACGACGGCGAAGAACTCGGGCTGGGCGATGAGGAGTTCGCCGCAGGACTGCGTGTCCTGCTCGATGAGCTCAAACCGTATATGCCGACTGACGGCAATTACGGCGCACAGACAGCCGCATTCAAGGACGCCGCAGCGCCCTTTGTCATCACGGGTCCGTGGGAGATTACCGGCTTCATCGAGGACGTCGACTTCAACGTCGGTGTCACGAATATTCCGGACAAGACCGGTCACAGCGAATTTGGCGACGGTACCGCGCGACCGTATATGGGCGTGAAGCTAATTTACTTCACGAGTATGCTCGAGTCGCCGGACAGCCAGACAGCCAAGGCGGCCCGCGACTTCGTCGAATGGTATGCCACCAGCAACGAGCGCCAGATCAACCTGGCCGAAAACGCCGGCTTCCTGCCCGCGAAGAGCAACCTCTCCGGCAGCGATCAGCTGCCCAGCAAGGTTCAAAGCTTCAGCAAACAGACCGAAGAAGCGGTTCTGATGCCGCAGAATCCGCGACTTGCTGCCGTCTGGGCGCCGTACTCCGACGTTCTGACGCAAGCGTGGGACGGCGGCACCGACGGTCTCGAAGGCGACCTTCAGGATGCGGCTGAAGACGTCCGGACCACCTGGGAAGAAGACTACTAA
- a CDS encoding carbohydrate ABC transporter permease: protein MSTSNVVQRYKESNISSVLSENKPALLVLPGFLLWAAFMVVPMFYLSVLSLTNATQSGQNSLYRGDGTLLGILPVGSADVVGLENYMDLLFTDSALQQGVINAFMSDPLSIFEFAFWNSMLVTWLFVAVSVFGKVVLGVGLSMVLTGNRVRGKRFFRGILIMPMGIPVIFSIVVWRAVFSSADFGLLNNLLLRAGLISESIGWLQDRWLAFGTYVVTEMWLAYPFMMLITVSALQNVNGELLDAAKVDGAGWFARFWHVVLPSIKRPVLFGTILTSAASFQQFLVPWIFNKGGPGTEPGQNALILVYAYREALVSPADYALGGAISIVMLVFLGGFMYVAVKRGNLAEEAGET, encoded by the coding sequence ATGAGTACATCCAACGTCGTACAGAGATACAAGGAGAGCAATATCAGCTCAGTCCTTAGCGAGAACAAGCCGGCACTGCTGGTCCTACCGGGATTCCTGCTGTGGGCGGCGTTTATGGTCGTCCCGATGTTCTACCTTTCTGTCCTCTCGCTGACGAATGCGACACAGTCAGGTCAGAACAGCCTGTACCGTGGCGATGGGACGCTCCTCGGAATTCTACCGGTTGGTTCGGCGGATGTCGTTGGTCTCGAGAACTATATGGATCTGCTGTTCACCGACAGCGCACTCCAGCAGGGCGTGATCAACGCGTTCATGTCCGATCCGCTGTCGATCTTCGAGTTCGCGTTCTGGAACTCGATGCTCGTGACGTGGCTGTTCGTCGCTGTCAGCGTGTTCGGAAAGGTCGTACTCGGTGTTGGCCTCTCGATGGTTCTCACCGGCAATCGAGTTCGTGGGAAACGGTTCTTCCGCGGCATTCTGATTATGCCGATGGGCATCCCCGTGATCTTCTCGATCGTCGTCTGGCGGGCCGTGTTCAGCAGTGCTGACTTCGGCTTGCTGAACAATCTGCTCCTCCGTGCCGGGCTGATATCCGAGTCGATCGGGTGGTTACAGGACCGGTGGCTCGCGTTCGGCACGTACGTCGTGACGGAGATGTGGTTGGCGTATCCGTTCATGATGCTGATTACTGTCAGTGCGCTACAGAACGTCAATGGAGAGCTGCTCGACGCGGCGAAAGTCGACGGTGCGGGCTGGTTCGCACGGTTCTGGCACGTCGTTCTGCCATCGATCAAGCGCCCGGTCCTGTTCGGCACGATCCTGACTTCCGCGGCGTCGTTCCAGCAGTTCCTCGTTCCGTGGATCTTCAACAAAGGTGGTCCCGGGACCGAACCGGGCCAAAACGCGCTGATTCTCGTCTACGCGTATCGGGAAGCGCTTGTCTCGCCGGCCGACTACGCCCTCGGTGGAGCGATCAGTATCGTGATGTTGGTCTTCCTCGGAGGGTTCATGTACGTCGCAGTCAAGCGTGGCAATCTCGCAGAGGAGGCTGGTGAAACATGA
- a CDS encoding ABC transporter permease subunit codes for MSQASDIARLLYEDIRHVALAPYRGAKEIRYTVNGLQEGTIPPKKVAWTVVSTMAAFLVTAMLMFPIYWILTIALNPSGGVYTTSGVQLIPNTVSLREFAWVIGPITTPEAISISLPFIGKLFSIPVPGAIANKYVFNPAAFGVENIYTSGQIIQYGKNSAYVALWTVVIGMSVILPGAYGMSRRDFLGRKRLLYVYVLLTQVAGSLGVALLISLYALFNLLGFMDPGASTRFWLAVYYAGGAVPFNTWLLKTYMDGIPISYEEAAIVDGAPSWRIVYEIIIPLAKAGLATVFVFVFLAGWTEYIVAQTILGAGQYTLPVGVYALSPASPGFSVAWSKFAAFSLTFAVPLMLVYFFMQRYIQQGLSFGGMEG; via the coding sequence ATGAGTCAAGCATCGGATATCGCACGGCTGCTTTACGAGGACATCCGTCACGTGGCGCTCGCGCCGTACCGAGGTGCGAAGGAGATTCGATACACGGTCAACGGGCTTCAGGAAGGGACGATCCCGCCCAAGAAGGTCGCCTGGACGGTCGTGTCGACGATGGCAGCGTTCCTCGTGACCGCGATGCTGATGTTTCCGATCTACTGGATCTTGACCATCGCGCTCAATCCCTCCGGCGGGGTCTACACGACCTCCGGAGTGCAACTCATCCCAAATACTGTTTCACTCCGGGAGTTCGCGTGGGTCATTGGACCGATCACCACGCCGGAGGCGATTTCGATCAGCCTTCCCTTCATCGGGAAACTGTTCTCGATTCCGGTTCCGGGAGCGATTGCTAACAAATACGTTTTCAACCCCGCCGCGTTCGGGGTCGAAAACATATACACCTCCGGGCAGATCATCCAGTACGGGAAAAACAGCGCGTACGTCGCCCTCTGGACGGTCGTCATCGGGATGTCGGTAATCCTCCCCGGCGCGTACGGAATGTCCCGGCGTGACTTCCTCGGGCGGAAGCGCCTCCTGTACGTGTACGTCCTGCTGACGCAGGTCGCCGGCAGTCTCGGGGTCGCACTCCTGATCTCACTGTATGCCCTGTTCAACCTTCTGGGCTTTATGGATCCAGGAGCGAGCACCCGGTTCTGGCTGGCGGTCTACTACGCTGGTGGCGCAGTTCCCTTTAACACCTGGCTGTTGAAGACCTACATGGACGGGATCCCGATCTCCTACGAGGAGGCCGCTATCGTCGACGGCGCCCCGTCGTGGCGTATCGTCTACGAGATCATCATACCCCTCGCGAAAGCGGGGCTCGCAACCGTGTTCGTGTTCGTCTTCCTGGCCGGGTGGACCGAGTACATTGTCGCACAGACGATCCTCGGTGCAGGACAGTACACGCTTCCGGTCGGTGTGTACGCGCTCTCGCCGGCGAGTCCGGGCTTCAGCGTTGCCTGGTCGAAATTCGCCGCGTTCTCACTGACATTCGCGGTCCCGCTCATGCTGGTGTACTTCTTCATGCAGCGGTACATCCAGCAAGGTCTCTCCTTTGGCGGCATGGAAGGATAG
- the gyrB gene encoding DNA topoisomerase (ATP-hydrolyzing) subunit B — translation MSQDSDYGADSIQALEGLEAVRKRPAMYIGSTGARGLHHLVYEVVDNSIDEALAGHCESIDVTIHDDGSVSVRDDGRGIPVDTHQEYDRPAVEVVMTVLHAGGKFDNKSYQVSGGLHGVGVSVVNALSSELIVEVTRNGGVYREQFERGVPSGVEKIRDSDPGESTGTEIRFWPDEEIFETTDFEFSTLENRLRELAFLNSGVEITLTDERDGTEQRFYYEGGIKEFVEYLNETKGPLHRGVIYFEDESEGVHVEVAMQATDELQGSIHAFANNINTREGGTHLTGFKTALTRIVNDYATSNDLLKDLDDTLKGEDIREGLTAVISVKHPDPQFEGQTKTKLGNSEVRGVVESAVHEHLGTYFEENPDTAEAIIGKAVEAAKARKAAKKAEELTRRKSALDSTALPGKLADCQTKDPSEAELFIAEGDSAGGSAKQARDPEFQAVLPIRGKILNVEKHRLDRILENEQIRNIITALGTGVGDEFDLEELRYEKIIFATDADVDGAHIRTLLLTFFYRHMRPLLEGGHIYAARPPLYRIRYRGETYDAMTDAERDEIVAEKCNGNPDQVQRFKGLGEMNPKQLWETTMNPENRFLKQITIEDAAAADKMFSVLMGSAVEPRKQFIKEHSPEAEWVDI, via the coding sequence ATGAGCCAGGACAGCGACTACGGAGCGGATTCAATCCAGGCCCTCGAAGGGCTGGAGGCCGTCCGCAAGCGCCCGGCGATGTATATCGGTTCGACCGGCGCGCGCGGGTTACACCATCTCGTCTACGAGGTCGTCGACAACTCGATCGACGAGGCACTCGCGGGCCACTGTGAGTCGATCGACGTGACGATCCACGACGACGGATCAGTGTCCGTTCGGGACGACGGTCGGGGGATCCCGGTCGATACCCACCAGGAGTACGACCGGCCGGCCGTCGAGGTCGTCATGACGGTACTACACGCCGGGGGGAAATTCGACAACAAGTCCTACCAGGTGTCGGGCGGACTGCACGGCGTCGGCGTCTCCGTCGTCAATGCCCTCTCCTCGGAGTTGATCGTCGAGGTGACCCGGAACGGCGGCGTCTATCGGGAGCAGTTCGAGCGGGGAGTTCCAAGCGGCGTCGAGAAGATCCGGGATTCCGATCCCGGGGAATCGACCGGCACCGAGATCCGGTTTTGGCCCGACGAGGAGATCTTCGAGACGACCGACTTCGAGTTCTCGACGCTCGAAAATCGACTTCGCGAGCTGGCGTTTCTCAACTCCGGCGTCGAGATTACGCTGACCGACGAGCGCGACGGGACCGAACAGCGATTCTACTACGAGGGAGGCATCAAAGAGTTCGTCGAGTATCTCAACGAGACCAAAGGGCCACTCCACCGGGGCGTCATCTACTTCGAGGACGAATCGGAGGGCGTCCACGTCGAAGTGGCGATGCAGGCGACCGACGAGCTCCAGGGCTCGATCCACGCGTTCGCGAACAACATCAACACCCGCGAGGGTGGAACCCATCTCACCGGGTTCAAGACCGCGCTGACACGGATCGTCAACGACTACGCGACCAGCAACGACCTGCTGAAAGACCTGGACGACACGCTCAAAGGCGAGGACATCCGCGAGGGACTGACAGCCGTTATCTCGGTCAAACATCCGGATCCTCAGTTCGAGGGCCAGACCAAGACCAAACTCGGGAACAGCGAGGTCCGTGGCGTCGTCGAGTCGGCGGTCCACGAGCACCTCGGTACCTACTTCGAGGAGAACCCCGACACCGCCGAGGCGATCATCGGCAAGGCTGTCGAGGCCGCGAAGGCCCGCAAGGCCGCCAAGAAGGCCGAAGAACTCACGCGGCGAAAGAGCGCGCTGGATTCGACCGCACTCCCGGGGAAGCTGGCCGACTGCCAGACCAAAGACCCCAGCGAGGCCGAACTGTTCATCGCGGAAGGTGACAGCGCCGGCGGCAGCGCAAAGCAGGCGCGCGATCCCGAGTTCCAGGCCGTGTTGCCGATCCGCGGGAAGATACTCAACGTCGAGAAACACCGCCTCGATCGCATCCTCGAAAACGAGCAGATCCGCAACATCATCACCGCGCTCGGGACTGGCGTCGGCGACGAGTTCGACCTGGAGGAATTGCGCTACGAGAAGATCATCTTCGCGACTGACGCCGACGTCGACGGAGCCCACATCAGGACGCTACTGCTGACGTTCTTCTATCGGCATATGCGCCCGCTGCTGGAAGGTGGGCACATCTATGCTGCCCGGCCGCCGCTGTACCGGATTCGGTATCGCGGGGAGACCTACGACGCGATGACGGATGCGGAACGCGACGAGATCGTCGCGGAGAAATGCAACGGCAACCCGGATCAGGTCCAGCGGTTCAAGGGCCTGGGTGAGATGAACCCCAAACAGCTCTGGGAGACGACGATGAATCCCGAGAACCGATTCCTCAAGCAGATCACGATCGAGGACGCCGCTGCCGCGGACAAGATGTTCTCGGTGTTGATGGGTTCCGCGGTCGAACCGCGCAAGCAGTTTATCAAGGAGCACTCGCCTGAAGCAGAATGGGTGGACATATGA